In the Rhodothermales bacterium genome, GCGGGCGGTACGGGGAGTCGGGCGAGAGCCGCTCGTACTGGGCGAGGACGAAGAGGGCCTCGGCCTCGGCCCCGGCGCCCTCGTGGGCGACGCCGAGGTAGTAGAGCGTCTTGGGGTCGTCGGCGTCGAGGGCGTAGGCGCTCTGGAGCGCCTGGCGGGCGGGGTCGAACCGCTGGAGCTGGGCGTAGGCCTCGCCGAGGTCGCGGAGGGCGCCGGCGTCGGCGGGCTCGCGGAGGGTGCGGGCCTCGAGCTCGGGGAGGCGCGCGCGGAAGTCGGCGGTGGTGAGGGCGGCCTCGGGCGCGCACCCGGCGAGGGCCGAGGCGAGGAGGAGGAGGCACAGCGTGGGGCACGGGCGCAGCAGTCGCATGAGCCGGTCGCGTCGGTGAGAGTTCGGAAAGAAGCGGTACACATCCACTCGTGTCCTGCGCAGCGGCACGACTCGGGCGTGCCACCATCCCCCTCCTCTCGCCCCCGGCCCGGCCCCTCCCGATCGGCCGTCGGCATGAGGCTGGGCTCGGCGGAGCGCACCGCGAGTCTCAGGGTGATGCCCGCCAACTTAACGGAGCCGTAATTCCCAAACAAACAAGAAAATGGCGGCCGTCCAATTGCGGACGACCGCCACCGGAGAGCGCTTGCTCCCCGTCGTTCCTGTGCGCGGCGCGAGCCGGTCACGTCAGGGCGAAGAGCAGCCAGATCGTGAGGGCGAACGTGACGAGCATGAGGAGCAGCGTGCTCGCCTCACCGGCCGTCGTGACACTCTCTTCTCGTTCGTAATGCGGGATCAGGTCGAGGTTGGCCTCGGCAGCCTCGCGGCGGCGGGCGGCATCTTTGGCCGCCTCGGTCCGCTCGACGTCGCGTTCGTTTTGGTAGGCCTCGACGGCGTCGTCGTGGCTGGCGACGAACCGGCCGTAGCCGCTCCACGCCGCTTCGCCCGGGATGCCCTCGGCGCGGACGCGCCACACCAGCTCCGTCTCCCGCACCGGGAGGGCGCCGTAGAGCGTGAGCGCCGTCGTCTCGCCGGCGTTCACCTCCAGCACGTCGCCGGCGAAGTCAGGGCTCGCGGCCACTTGCAGCCGGTAGCCCGTCGCGCCGGGCACGCCGCGCCACGAGAACGGGACGGCCGAGGCGTCGACGACGGCTCCGTCGAGCGGGGCGAGGGGACGCGGCACCTCCGAAGAGGCCGGCGGCGCGGAGGCGGTCGGGGCGGGAGCGGTCGGGGAGTCGGTAGGCATGGACGTGGAGGTTAGGTCAGACGGTCTGGGAGTAGCGCGGCGCGGCGGTCGCCTCGGCGCGGTCGAGGTAGGCGTCGAAGGCCATCGCGGCGTTGCGGACGAAGGGCCGCCCCCGCTCGGGCACGACGATCCGGTCCGGGCCGAGCACGACGACACCCTCGGCTTCGAGCGCCGCGAGGGCGTCGAGCGCATCCGCGAAGTGCCGGTCGAAGTCGATCCCGAAGCGGGCTTCGACGGCGCGCTTGTCAAGAGCGAAGTCGCACATCAGCCGGGTGATGACGTGGCGGCGCAGCACGTCCTCGTCGGAGAGCCTGAGGCCCCGGGCGACGGGCAGGCGGCCGGCATCGAGCGCGGCGTAGTACGCGGCGAGCCCCTTCTCATTCTGGGCGTAGACCCGGCCGAAACCGCCGATCGCGGAAGCGCCGAAGCCGAGGAGCGCGCAGTCGGCGTGCGTCGCGTAGCCCTGGAAGTTGCGGTGGAGCGTGCCGGCGTCCTGCGCCTGGCAGAGCGGGTCGCCGGGTCGCGCGAAGTGGTCCATGCCGACGTGGCGGTAGCCGCGCGCGGTGAGCGCGTCGAAGGCGAGGGCGTAGAGCCGCAGCCGGGCTTCGGCGTCGGGCAGCGCCTCCGCGTCGATGAGCCGCTGGTGCTTCTTCATCCACGGCACGTGGGCGTAGCCGAACACGCTGAGGCGGTCCGGCTCGAGCGACGCCGCGAGGTCGAGCGTCCGCGCGAACCGCTCCGGCGTCTGGTGCGGGAGCCCGTAGATGAGGTCGAACGAGAGCCCCTCGAACCCGAGCGCCCGCGCCCATTCCGTCGCCTGCCGAACCTGCTCGAACGGCTGCACGCGGCCGATCGCCTCCTGCACCACGGGGTCGAAGCTCTGCACGCCGAAGCTGAGCCGGTTGAAGCCGGCGCGGCGGGCCGCTTCGAGGTGCGCGCGCGTGAGCGTCCGCGGGTCGGCTTCGAGCCCGACCTCGGCGTCGGCGGCGACGGTGAAGCGGCGGCGGGTGTGGGCCATCAGCCGTTCGATCCCGGCCGGGCCGAGCGTCGTCGGCGTGCCGCCGCCCCAGTGGATCTGGCGGACGAGCTGGCCCTCACCGACGCGCTCGGCGACGAGGTCGAGCTCGCGTTCGAGGTACGCGCGGTAGCGCTCGACGGGCTCGGGCCGGTCGGTCACGCGCATGTGGCAGCCGCAGTAATGGCACAGCTTCGCGCAGAACAGCACGTGGGTGTAAAGCGAGAGCGGGCGGTCGGGCTCGTCGCGCAGCCGGTCGAGCGCGGCCCCGTAGTCGTCGGGGCCGAAGCCGTCGTGGAAGTGCGGCGCAGTCGGGTAGCTCGTGTAGCGCGGGCCAGGCCGGCTCATCCGGCGGGCGAGGTCGAAGTCGAACGTCATGGGTCAGCGGGAATCGGGGCGGGAATCGAACGGCTCGGAAGCGTCGGGGCGTCGCGGCGGCGCGGGCTCGTCGTCGAGGAGGATGCGGAGAGCGGGCGTCTCGACGTCGTCGAACTGCCCGTCGCGGACGGCCCACCGGAAGGCGAGCACGCCGGCGCCGGCGAGCAGCAGCGCGAGGGGGACGAGGACGTAGAAGACGGTCATGGGTCCGTGGTCATTAGTCCGTAGTCATTGGTCACTGGTCCGTGGTTGCTCTGTCGAGCAGCGTTTCTGTGTCATCCTGAGCTTGTCGAAGGATCTCTCCCGGCACCGCGTTGCTCATCAGAGATGGGCTTCGCCGAGCCCTTCGGGGTTCCTCGGCTGCGCTCGGGATGACACGTAGGGAGGTCTCACGGAGCTCTTCACCGGAGCCGCCGGTGGCCTGCCGTTGTTCCGGCCACGGCGGCGTGCGATTCGCGGTGAACGAGCGCTGGAGGATGGACGAGGCAACTACGACGAGCGACGAGACCGGCATCGCGACGGCGGCGACGAGCGGCGTGACGAGCCCTGCGACGGCGAGCGCGGCGCCGCCGACGTTGTAGACGAGCGAGAGCCCGAGATTGCGGCGGACGACGCCGAGCGTCCGCGCCGAGCCCCGCAG is a window encoding:
- the hemN gene encoding oxygen-independent coproporphyrinogen III oxidase, whose protein sequence is MTFDFDLARRMSRPGPRYTSYPTAPHFHDGFGPDDYGAALDRLRDEPDRPLSLYTHVLFCAKLCHYCGCHMRVTDRPEPVERYRAYLERELDLVAERVGEGQLVRQIHWGGGTPTTLGPAGIERLMAHTRRRFTVAADAEVGLEADPRTLTRAHLEAARRAGFNRLSFGVQSFDPVVQEAIGRVQPFEQVRQATEWARALGFEGLSFDLIYGLPHQTPERFARTLDLAASLEPDRLSVFGYAHVPWMKKHQRLIDAEALPDAEARLRLYALAFDALTARGYRHVGMDHFARPGDPLCQAQDAGTLHRNFQGYATHADCALLGFGASAIGGFGRVYAQNEKGLAAYYAALDAGRLPVARGLRLSDEDVLRRHVITRLMCDFALDKRAVEARFGIDFDRHFADALDALAALEAEGVVVLGPDRIVVPERGRPFVRNAAMAFDAYLDRAEATAAPRYSQTV
- the ccoS gene encoding cbb3-type cytochrome oxidase assembly protein CcoS; this encodes MTVFYVLVPLALLLAGAGVLAFRWAVRDGQFDDVETPALRILLDDEPAPPRRPDASEPFDSRPDSR